In Pochonia chlamydosporia 170 chromosome 3, whole genome shotgun sequence, the following are encoded in one genomic region:
- a CDS encoding extracellular serine-rich protein (similar to Metarhizium acridum CQMa 102 XP_007813912.1), translating into MMFTNTKTAALSLLAVQASAKTIQIAVGKDGQVFTPNSVTAAKGDILEYHFYKQHSVAMADFASPCAPAAKGGFFSGVIQVSGSGAGPNVFQVTVNSTDPVAFYCTVASHCANGMVGVVNPSSTDSLDKLKTGAKNSQSKAPPSIFGGKIAQASTNTSGSPTGTASGPQTSKTGAASHMEASLGGIGAAALGFAAMLV; encoded by the exons ATGATGTTCACCAATACAAAGACCGCTGCCTTATCCCTGTTGGCCGTCCAAGCAAGTGCAAAGACCATCCAGATTGCCGttggcaaagatggccagGTCTTTACACCCAACTCCGTGACGGCTGCCAAGGGAGACATCTTGGAGTATCACTTCTACAAACAACACAGCGTCGCCATGGCGGATTTTGCCAGCCCTTGCGCccctgctgccaagggcgGTTTCTTCTCTGGTGTGATACAGGTCTCTGGAAGCGGAGCCGGC CCAAATGTTTTCCAGGTCACCGTGAACAGTACTGATCCTGTAGCCTTTTACTGTACCGTCGCTAGCCACTGTGCGAACGGCATGGTTGGTGTCGTCAACCCGTCATCAACTGATTCCCTGGACAAGTTGAAGACCGGTGCAAAGAATTCCCAAAGCAAGGCTCCTCCCTCGATATTCGGTGGCAAGATTGCCCAGGCGTCCACAAATACATCGGGCTCTCCTACAGGCACAGCATCTGGTCCTCAAACCTCTAAAACTGGAGCAGCGTCACATATGGAAGCTTCTTTGGGAGGTATTGGCGCTGCGGCTCTTGGATTCGCCGCAATGCTGGTGTAA
- a CDS encoding 2-methylcitrate dehydratase (similar to Aspergillus terreus NIH2624 XP_001209777.1) yields the protein MSAVNRGLRTASKQLRVARLSPACLSVGRSASVGAAARVFATPSSTSRSNFSTSVSRNSGAPVMASQPREYDPEIKDIADYVANKTIDSDLAFDTARWILLDTLGCGLEGLRFKECAKLLGPIVPGTVVPNGTKVPGTPFVLDPVNGAFNIGAMIRWLDFNDCWLAAEWGHPSDNLGAILAVADWINRTNKAGGNLAGGKIFTVKDVLEAMIKAHEIQGCLALLNSYNKVGLDHVVLVKVASTAVVSKMLGLNEKQIADAVTQAWVDGQSLRTYRHSPNTMSRKSWAAGDACQRAVNLALKVMKGEQGVPTVLSAPTWGFYDVLFKGKKFEFQRPYGSYVMENVLFKVSYPAEFHSQTAVEASEKIFHQLKAMGKSAADIKAVTCRTHEACIRIIDKQFKPMDNFADRDHCIQYMCSVMLVFGRLEATDYVDGGEAATSELVESLRKKIKCVEDPQYTQDYHDPALRTISNALTVELNDGTILDEVAVEAPLGHRLRRDEAKPVILSKFQRHLGPHLSESRVKELVELSQNSGKLDNMSVDEYVDLYTVKESKFL from the exons ATGTCTGCTGTCAATCGTGGCCTGCGGACCGCATCGAAGCAGCTTCGCGTCGCCCGTCTGTCACCCGCTTGCCTGTCCGTGGGCCGCTCGGCCTCCGTCGGCGCTGCCGCTCGTGTCTTTGCGActccatcctcaacatcacgcaGCAACTTTTCCACCTCTGTATCAAGAAATTCTGGTGCGCCCGTCATGGCTTCTCAACCACGCGAGTACGATCCTGAGATCAAGGACATTGCCGACTATGTCGCCAACAAGACCATTGACTCTGACCTTGCT TTTGACACTGCTCGATGGATCCTCCTCGACACCCTTGGCTGCGGTCTTGAGGGTCTGAGATTCAAGGAGTGCGCCAAGCTCCTTGGTCCTATTGTCCCCGGTACTGTCGTTCCCAATGGCACCAAGGTTCCCGGAACTCCTTTCGTCTTGGACCCCGTCAACGGTGCCttcaacattggtgccatgatCCGATGGCTCGACTTCAACgactgctggctggctgctgagTGGGGTCACCCCTCTGACAACTTGGgtgccatcttggctgttgcCGACTGGATCAACCGCACCAACAAGGCTGGCGGTAACTTGGCTGGCGGCAAGATCTTCACCGTCAAGGATGTCCTCGAGGCCATGATCAAGGCCCACGAGATCCAGGGCTGCCTGGCTCTGCTCAACTCGTACAATAAGGTCGGTCTCGACCacgtcgtcctcgtcaaggtcGCTTCTACCGCCGTTGTCTCCAAGATGCTCGGCCTCAATGAGAAGCAGATTGCCGACGCTGTCACCCAGGCTTGGGTTGATGGCCAGTCTCTGCGAACCTACCGCCACTCCCCCAACACCATGTCCCGAAAGTCTTGGGCTGCCGGCGATGCTTGCCAGCGTGCCGTCAACCTGGCCCTCAAGGTCATGAAGGGCGAGCAGGGTGTTCCCACCGTCCTGTCTGCTCCTACCTGGGGTTTCTACGACGTTCTcttcaagggcaagaagttTGAGTTCCAGCGTCCTTATGGCAGCTATGTCATGGAGAACGTTCTGTTCAAGGTCTCCTACCCTG CCGAATTCCACTCCCAGACCGCCGTCGAGGCCTCCGAGAAGATCTTCCACCAGCTCAAGGCCATGGGCAAGTCCGCCGCCGACATCAAGGCCGTCACTTGCCGCACCCACGAAGCCTGCATCCGCATCATCGACAAGCAGTTCAAGCCCATGGACAACTTTGCCGACCGTGATCACTGCATCCAGTACATGTGCTCCGTCATGCTCGTCTTTGGCCGCCTCGAAGCCACCGACTACGTTGACGGCGGTGAAGCTGCTACCTCTGAGCTCGTCGAGTCTCTCCGCAAGAAGATTAAGTGCGTCGAGGACCCCCAGTACACCCAGGACTACCATGACCCTGCCCTGCGAACCATCTCCAACGCCCTCACCGTCGAGCTCAACGACGGCACTATCCTGGACGAAGTCGCCGTTGAGGCTCCTCTTGGCCACCGCCTCCGCCGTGACGAGGCCAAGCCCGTCATTCTGTCCAAGTTCCAGCGCCACCTCGGCCCTCACCTGTCTGAGAGCCGTgtcaaggagcttgttgagctcAGCCAGAACAGCGGCAAGCTCGACAACATGTCTGTTGATGAGTATGTTGACCTGTACACTGTCAAGGAGAGCAAGTTCTTGTAA
- a CDS encoding glycoside hydrolase family 79 protein (similar to Colletotrichum gloeosporioides Nara gc5 XP_007278919.1): MAKTSVLALLSAIASVTAETYNVPANPTTSGQPFDSFVSYSIEFSSFPDFAGNLSHPNKYSYNLIKNIHALSNTNPIFRVGGNTQDFALYNASQTAALIGIVDPNRSPDYPTTITIGKAYFESYRTWPGVKFSHGFNMGLGGKTPEGWQTLVDTAPLACQALRHGNLYTWEYSNEPDLFTSGTYAPRPKGWNETAMVDEWLKGTDEIRSQVKRYCPEIDVKFIAPSNAGANNALKATKMWAAGLDKRNDIEMFSTHNYIDGAKVPGVTLQGTLMNHTRTKQSVNNHITEYNAIFNTTKSPPPLIFGETNSLYNQGRPGLSNTFGAALWGVNFNMYSASVGFKRVHMHQGTNYRYQAWQPITTDLDTVGTKAPYYASIAVAYMTRRVGRTPVSISNIPLSADVAESAYAAHYSSRGRNQLARLMVVNMHGYNTTVDGAGLEPLPTPPKRTVRNYKFHVEGVRDGVRASVYRLMANGSDAITGITYDGWSYNYDLDEGKGVRLRNVTIGEKVVVKGGQVEVDVADSSAVILSFGKGC, from the exons ATGGCGAAGACTTCCGTCCTCGCGCTTCTGAGCGCAATTGCGTCCGTCACAGCAGAGACATACAACGTCCCAGCGAATCCAACAACTTCCGGCCAACCATTCGACAGTTTCGTCAGCTACTCTATTGAATTCTCCTCATTCCCCGACTTTGCAG GCAATCTCTCCCACCCCAACAAATACTCCTACAACCTCATCAAAAACATCCACGCcctctccaacaccaaccccatcTTCCGCGTCGGCGGCAACACCCAAGACTTTGCCCTCTACAACGCCTCCCAAACCGCCGCCCTCATCGGCATAGTAGACCCCAACCGCTCCCCCGACTACCCtaccaccatcaccatcggcAAAGCCTACTTCGAGAGCTACAGGACATGGCCGGGCGTCAAGTTCTCGCACGGCTTCAACATGGGCCTGGGGGGCAAGACCCCCGAGGGGTGGCAGACGCTCGTGGACACGGCGCCGCTGGCGTGTCAGGCCCTCAGACACGGAAACTTGTATACCTGGGAGTATAGCAATGAGCCTGACCTGTTCACCTCGGGGACGTATGCGCCTAGACCGAAGGGGTGGAATGAGACTGCCATGGTGGACGAGTGGTTGAAGGGAACGGATGAGATTCGCAGCCAGGTTAAGAGATATTGTCCCGAGATTGACGTCAAGTTTATTGCGCCGTCCAACGCTGGTGCGAATAATGCTTTGAAAGCGACAAAGATGTGGGCTGCTGGCCTGGATAAGCGGAATGATATCGAAATGTTTTCCACGCACAA CTACATCGACGGCGCCAAAGTCCCTGGTGTTACCCTCCAAGGCACGCTCATGAACCACACCCGCACAAAACAGTCTGTAAACAACCACATCACCGAATacaacgccatcttcaacaccacaaagTCGCCACCGCCCCTCATCTTCGGCGAGACCAACTCACTGTACAACCAAGGCCGCCCAGGTCTATCCAACACGTTTGGCGCTGCACTCTGGggcgtcaacttcaacatgtaCTCTGCGTCAGTGGGCTTCAAACGCGTCCACATGCATCAGGGAACCAACTACCGC TATCAAGCCTGGCAGCCCATAACCACTGATCTAGACACAGTCGGCACGAAAGCACCGTACTATGCCTCCATCGCAGTCGCCTACATGACCCGTCGAGTGGGCCGTACCCCCGTATCGATATCCAACATCCCGCTGTCGGCGGACGTAGCCGAATCGGCGTACGCAGCGCACTATTCGTCCCGTGGGAGGAACCAACTCGCTaggttgatggtggtcaATATGCACGGGTATAATACCACTGTTGATGGAGCGGGTTTGGAGCCGCTTCCTACTCCACCAAAGAGGACTGTTCGCAATTACAAGTTTCATGTTGAGGGGGTGAGGGACGGGGTGAGAGCAAGTGTGTATAGGTTGATGGCTAATGGGAGTGATGCCATTACGGGGATCACTTATGACGGGTGGAGCTATAACTATGATTTGGACGAGGGGAAAGGTGTGAGATTGAGGAACGTTACGATTGGGGAGAAGGTTGTTGTGAAGGGGGGACAGGTCGAGGTTGATGTGGCGGACTCGTCGGCTGTTATTTTGAGTTTTGGAAAGGGCTGTTGA
- a CDS encoding beta-hexosaminidase (similar to Aspergillus niger CBS 513.88 XP_001388630.1), with amino-acid sequence MANWIAQVIGLAALANQVAAKLLTVPSTPYDAKAESYSLHNLKKIILDSRHAKSVNTQGLTLIPPTLEEFTNTFKSDVNSALGLDLPIVSGDKAGPDAIFITLDSTTKFQDVAGRNTSEGYKISVNDNGITIAGASPLGAWWGTRSILQAAVLNKNTIAHGEGLDTGRHFYPPEFFIEMCSYISFFKQNTIQIHLSDNINNYPERYSHERTFSLYGSFRPWSDDPAVAGLNTRRNESFTRQEFDLIQQKCAQRGVTIIPEIEAPGHALEIVKWKPELGLPDLSMLNISHPDTIPTMKKIWSTFLPWFHSKVVHIGADEYDKKLIADYTRFVNEMAAHIKKESGKSMRIWGTFTPKQGANISKEITIQHWSNPTDNAWNDLIKNGYQVLNSEKAFYHVSKYYAVGEPPWKHNAFYGNPAGGAFSPNIFDVTNATNNPPRDTPGIQGHLAAVWNDWGPNGTTYLETYYAVRDALPALGDKQWGGDLTEAEYDGIIERLRDAIPSQNLDRKITSKTDVILDYKFTSCRSRPGFVKDRSGNKYHGTIRGQGCKLSNGTLSLSGKCYLETPLRSKGRNYTLSFSVKPHNSNRQAKLFSGPDSTLLAAEPVSGNVSMLSGGQYYTLNYTLPVNVWSNVSVIARGNQTFLEVSNADGGGKTKMEFLTKLGIWGVRFVWGPMAFEAPLERIGDGFVGQMRDVKLLGSA; translated from the exons ATGGCCAACTGGATAGCGCAAGTCATTGGCttggcagcattggcaaATCAAG TCGCTGCCAAACTGTTAACAGTGCCGTCAACACCATATGACGCAAAGGCAGAGAGTTACTCCCTTCACAACCTCAAGAAGATCATCCTTGACTCTCGTCATGCCAAATCCGTCAACACTCAAGGCTTGACTCTGATTCCACCAACACTGGAGGAATTCACCAATACATTCAAGAGTGATGTCAACTCAGCCCTCGGTTTGGACTTGCCCATTGTTAGCGGTGACAAAGCAGGCCCtgatgccatcttcattACGCTCGATTCAACCACCAAGTTCCAAGACGTGGCAGGCAGAAACACATCCGAAGGATACAAGATCTCAGTAAACGACAATGGAATCACAATTGCCGGTGCAAGTCCACTTGGTGCGTGGTGGGGAACCCGCTCTATACTTCAGGCTGCTGTTCTGAATAAGAATACCATCGCTCACGGGGAGGGT CTCGACACCGGCCGTCACTTCTACCCACCGGAGTTCTTCATCGAAATGTGCTCCTACATCTCATTCttcaaacaaaacaccatccaGATTCATCTCAgcgacaacatcaacaactaCCCGGAGAGATACTCACACGAACGCACATTCAGTCTGTACGGCTCATTCCGCCCCTGGTCTGACGACCCAGCCGTCGCGGGCTTAAACACCCGCAGAAACGAATCCTTTACACGCCAAGAATTCGACTTGATTCAGCAAAAGTGTGCGCAGCGTGGCGTGACCATCATACCGGAGATCGAGGCCCCAGGCCATGCCCTCGAAATTGTGAAATGGAAGCCTGAGCTGGGACTACCCGACCTGAGCATGTTGAATATCTCCCACCCGGATACCATTCCAACCATGAAGAAAATCTGGTCCACCTTTCTTCCGTGGTTTCATTCAAAAGTTGTGCACATCGGAGCGGATGAATACGACAAGAAGCTTATAGCAGATTACACACGCTTCGTCAACGAAATGGCTGCGCATATTAAGAAAGAATCTGGGAAGAGCATGCGCATCTGGGGCACATTTACCCCCAAGCAAGGAGCTAATATCTCCAAGGAGATTACTATTCAGCACTGGTCGAACCCCACGGATAACGCGTGGAACGACCTCATCAAGAATGGGTATCAGGTGTTAAACTCAGAAAAGGCGTTTTATCATGTGAGCAAGTACTATGCTGTTGGTGAGCCTCCGTGGAAGCACAACGCATTTTATGGAAATCCTGCTGGAGGTGCATTCTCGCCAAACATCTTTGATGTGACGAATGCCACGAACAATCCGCCACGGGATACGCCCGGTATTCAGGGCCACTTGGCGGCTGTGTGGAACGACTGGGGACCAAATGGGACGACGTATTTGGAGACGTATTATGCTGTTAGGGATGCGCTTCCTGCGTTGGGAGATAAGCAATGGGGTGGTGATTTGACTGAGGCAGAGTACGACGGCATCATTGAGCGGCTGAGAGATGCTATTCCTTCTCAGAATCTCGACAGAAAGATCACGTCAAAGACGGACGTTATTCTCGACTACAAGTTCACGTCGTGTCGTAGTCGACCTGGTTTCGTCAAAGATAGATCCGGCAACAAATATCATGGTACTATCCGGGGGCAAGGTTGCAAACTCTCCAACGGAACGCTATCCCTTTCTGGGAAATGCTATCTCGAGACGCCGCTCCGTAGCAAAGGGCGTAACTATACGCTCTCCTTTTCTGTGAAGCCACACAATTCCAACCGCCAGGCAAAACTGTTTTCTGGGCCAGATTCGACACTCCTGGCTGCGGAGCCTGTAAGTGGAAATGTCAGCATGCTCAGCGGCGGACAGTACTACACACTGAATTACACTCTGCCGGTGAATGTGTGGAGTAACGTGTCGGTG